A single genomic interval of Gossypium raimondii isolate GPD5lz chromosome 11, ASM2569854v1, whole genome shotgun sequence harbors:
- the LOC105802338 gene encoding aspartic proteinase Asp1: MRKGQVNVFFLLLFLSLSSASDQKWRKAMMSAYNGSSSSSSMMMNRVGSSILFPIHGNVYPTGYYNVTINIGHPPKPYFLDLDTGSDLTWLQCNAPCVHCIEAPHPLYQPSNDLVACRHPLCAALHPPDYKCESPDQCDYEVEYADGGSSLGVLVRDVFSLNYTNGVRLSPRLALGCGYDQIPGTSYHPLDGILGLGRGKSSIVSQLQSQGLVRNVVGHCLSGRGGGFLFFGDGLYDSSHVTWTSMSQEFTKYYSPGSAELHFGGKATGIKNLIVIFDSGSSYTYLNSQAYQALTLLLKKELSGRSLKEAPEDQTLPLCWKGRKPFRSVHDAKKYFKTSLALAFANSGRRKTQFELHPEAYLIISNKGNVCLGILNGTQVGLQNLNVIGDISMQDRMVVYDNEKQVIGWSPANCDHLPRFKSAYYM; encoded by the exons ATGAGAAAAGGGCAAGTGAATGTGTTCTTTTTGTTACTGTTTTTGAGTCTCTCTTCAGCTTCTGATCAGAAATGGAGGAAAGCAATGATGTCAGCTTACAAcggttcttcttcttcttcttccatgATGATGAATAGAGTTGGGTCCTCCATCCTGTTCCCAATTCATGGAAATGTGTATCCAACAGG GTACTATAATGTTACCATCAATATAGGTCACCCTCCCAAGCCTTACTTTCTTGATCTTGATACTGGAAGCGACCTCACATGGCTCCAATGCAACGCTCCATGCGTCCATTGTATTGAG GCACCTCACCCGCTTTACCAACCCAGCAATGACCTAGTTGCCTGTAGACATCCGCTATGTGCAGCATTGCATCCGCCTGACTACAAATGTGAAAGTCCAGACCAGTGTGACTATGAGGTTGAGTATGCAGATGGTGGTTCATCCCTTGGAGTCCTTGTGCGAGACGTGTTTTCTTTAAACTATACAAATGGAGTTCGACTCAGTCCTCGTTTGGCCCTCGG ATGTGGCTATGATCAAATTCCGGGCACATCTTACCATCCCTTGGATGGAATACTTGGCCTTGGAAGAGGAAAATCTAGCATTGTGTCACAACTTCAGAGCCAGGGTTTGGTGCGGAATGTCGTAGGCCACTGTTTAAGCGGAAGAGGTGGCGGATTTCTTTTCTTCGGGGATGGTCTCTATGATTCTTCACATGTGACTTGGACATCAATGTCACAGGAGTTTAC AAAATACTATTCCCCGGGAAGTGCAGAACTACACTTCGGTGGGAAAGCTACCGGTATTAAAAATCTCATCGTAATTTTTGACAGTGGGAGCTCTTACACTTACCTTAATTCTCAGGCTTATCAAGCATTAACATTGTTG TTGAAAAAAGAACTAAGCGGACGGTCGCTAAAGGAAGCCCCGGAGGACCAGACACTCCCACTATGTTGGAAAGGTCGAAAGCCTTTCAGAAGTGTGCACGATGCCAAGAAATACTTCAAGACCTCACTGGCTTTGGCCTTTGCAAATAGTGGCAGAAGAAAAACCCAGTTTGAATTACACCCTGAAGCTTACCTTATAATATCA AACAAGGGAAATGTTTGCTTGGGAATTCTAAATGGAACACAAGTGGGGCTGCAAAATTTGAATGTCATTGGAG ACATATCAATGCAAGACAGAATGGTGGTTTATGACAATGAGAAACAAGTGATAGGATGGAGCCCTGCAAATTGTGATCATCTTCCTAGGTTCAAATCTGCTTATTATATGTGA